The following nucleotide sequence is from Deltaproteobacteria bacterium.
GGACTCTGTCTGGCCTCCAAGACCCTCGATTTTCTCCATGCCCGCCATTGGCCCGAGGAGGGCATAACTGCCTACGTCCTGGCCATGAATTGTCCGATCAAAACCTGATTTCCGGGTGCGCCTTGTAGACCGTCAACTCTCGCCAAAAAACGCATAGAGAGCATAGATCCACGTCATTCCCGACAGACCAAGGGCCAGGAGTACAGCGGCGCTGGCCATGTCCTTGGCTCGTCCGGCCAATTCGTGAAACTCGGGCGAGGCCAAATCGACCACGGCCTCTATGGCCGAGTTCAAAAGTTCCACCACCAGCACGAGGACATGACCGACCAGCAGAGCGAGTTGTAGGCCCGGGGACAGATTCAGGCTTAAGGCCAGAACACTCAGGCTCAGGGCCAGGACAAGCTCCTGACGGAAGGCGGCCTCATGGATTGCGGCCAGTTTGAGCCCCCGCAGGGAGTTGGCCATGGCCCGGACGAGCCTGGTCAAACCGGTGGTCTTGGGAGGAGGAGATGAGGTCGAGCTTGTTGCCATATCAGTTTGTCGCTATTTTCGAGTTCCCAATATTCCACCCAGGATGCCCCGCAGGATCTGGCGGCCGATGGTGCTGCCCACGGTCCGGGCGGCTTGCTTGGCCATGGTTTCGACCATGCCCTGGCGGCGGTTCGTGCCCCAGAGGACATTGCCGAGCCAGCCCCGTTCCTCGTCTTTGCCATCATTCTTGGCTGGCGGAGCCTGCTCTTTGGCGGCGGCCTTCTGGGTCAGGATCTCGTAGGCCGACTCGCGGTTCACGGGTCGGTCATATTTCATGCCCACCGGGCTGCGGAGTATGGCCGCGGTTCGTTCTTCTGGCGTGGCCGGACCCATGCGGCAGCGGGGAGGGCAGATGAGGGTCTGCTCCACCGGTGACGGTATGCCTCGTTCTCCCAGAGTGGAGACCAGGGCCTCGCCCACGGCCAGGCTGGAGATGGCCCGGGCCACGTCAAGGCCGGGACGGGGCACGAAGGTTTCTGCCGCAGTCCTCACGGCCTTTTGGTCCCTGGGGGTGAAGGCTCTCAGAGCGTGCTGGATGCGGTTGCCGAGTTGGCCGAGGATGTCGTTCGGAATGTCGTCCGGATACTGCGAACAGAAATAGACGCCGACGCCCTTGGAGCGGATGAGACGGACCACCTGCTCGACCCTTTTCAGCAGGGCCGGGGGGGCGTCGTCGAACAGGAGATGGGCCTCGTCAAAGAAAAAGGCCAACCGGGGCCTGTCCAGATCTCCGACTTCGGGCAGATTTTCGAAGAGTTCCGACAGGAGCCAAAGGAGAAAGGTCGAGTAGAGCCGGGGCTCGAGGATGAGCTTTTCCCCGGCCAGGATGCTGATGACCCCCCGGCCGGAAAGGTCGGTCCGCATGAGGTCGGTCAGGT
It contains:
- a CDS encoding diacylglycerol kinase; translation: MATSSTSSPPPKTTGLTRLVRAMANSLRGLKLAAIHEAAFRQELVLALSLSVLALSLNLSPGLQLALLVGHVLVLVVELLNSAIEAVVDLASPEFHELAGRAKDMASAAVLLALGLSGMTWIYALYAFFGES
- a CDS encoding DUF853 family protein, producing MDRILIGRGQDPVHLLAKYGNRHGLVAGATGTGKTVSLLVLAEGFSRLGVPVFMVDAKGDVSGLAVPGSPNQKILKRASQIGMDDYTPEGSPVIFWDLFGQSGHPVRTTVSEIGPTLISRILELNDTQAGVMDVAFRLVDDQGLLLLDLDDLRAVLTFMASERKDISSTYGLVSSQSIAAIQRSILALEQRGGRNLLGEPALDLTDLMRTDLSGRGVISILAGEKLILEPRLYSTFLLWLLSELFENLPEVGDLDRPRLAFFFDEAHLLFDDAPPALLKRVEQVVRLIRSKGVGVYFCSQYPDDIPNDILGQLGNRIQHALRAFTPRDQKAVRTAAETFVPRPGLDVARAISSLAVGEALVSTLGERGIPSPVEQTLICPPRCRMGPATPEERTAAILRSPVGMKYDRPVNRESAYEILTQKAAAKEQAPPAKNDGKDEERGWLGNVLWGTNRRQGMVETMAKQAARTVGSTIGRQILRGILGGILGTRK